The region CCACCCGCTCGGCGGCCAGATTGATCGCCGCTTCCGCTGACCTGTCGATACGCACGGGAAGCTCTTCCCGGTAGATGCGTTCCAGATCCGCCAGGTTTGCCGTGCCCGGCGTCAGGATGAGCGTGCTCATTCAGAGCCTCCGAAGATGCGCTTGTGAAGGGAATTGAAGCCGATCCGGTAGGAAAGTTCGGCCGGATGACTGACGTTCCAGACGGCGAGATCCGCCCGCTTGCCGGCTTCCAGCGTGCCCTGGCCGTCAAGACCCAGAGCCCTTGCAGCTTCCCGGGTGACGCCGGCCAGCGCCTCCTCGGGCGTCATGCGGAACAGCGTGCAGCCCATGTTCAGCGTGAGCAGCAAAGAGGCGAGGGGGAAGAGCCCGGATTGCAGTCGGTCGCCAGGGCGACCGGTACGTTGTGGGCGCGCAAGAGATCCAGCGGTGGCTGTTGCGTCTCGCGCAGCGTGTAGAAGGCGCCGGGCAGGAGCACGGCCACCGAGCCGCTTGCCGCCATGGCCTTGATGCCCGCTTCATCGAGATATTCCAGATGATCGGCGGACAGCGCGCCGTAAGAGGCGGCGAGCGCCGCGCCACCCAGATTGGAAAGCTGTTCGGCATGCAGTTTCACCGGCAGGCCAAGTTCCTTCGCCTTGTCGAAGACGCGGGCGATCTGCTCCGGTGAAAAGGCGATGCCCTCGCAGAACCCGTCGACCGCATCGACAAGGCCCTCCGCATGGGCGGCCTCGAGCGTCGGCAGGCAGACTTCCGTCAGGTAGGCGTCGGCCCGGTTCTTGTATTCGGGCGGGATCGCATGGGCGCCGAGGAAACTGGTCCTGACGAGGACCGGCCGCTCCTTGCCGATCCGCCGGGCGGCGCGCAGCATGCGCAGTTCGGTGTCCCTGTCGAGCCCGTAACCGGACTTGATCTCGATGGCGGTGACGCCTTCGCCGATCAGCGTATCGACACGGGGAAGGGCGGCCTGGAACAGGTCGTCTTCGCTGGCGGAGCGGGTTGCCGACACGGTCGAGACGATGCCGCCGCCGGCCCGGGCCACTTCCTCATAGGTGGCGCCCTGCAAGCGCATTTCGAATTCCCGCGCCCGGTCGCCGCCGAACACCACATGGGTGTGGCAGTCGATCAGGCCCGGGGTCACCAGCCGGCCGTCGAGGTCTTCCGCGTGCAGGGCGGAGTAGCGGAAGGGAAGGTGCGCTGCCTCGCCGATCCAGGCGATCGTATCGCCCACGATCGCCAGTGCGCCGCCGTCAATCAGGCCATAGGGCTCCCCGTTCCCGGTGAGGGTTGCCAGCCTGGCATTGGTGAGGAGGCGTTGAGACACGGACCATCTCCGGCTTGATTAGATTGCGTTATAGGATAATATGCATGCACATATTAACGTGTCAACGGAGGAAAAGGCGGCATGTCGACAGTTTCTGGCGCGACCATATTTGCGGAACAGGCGCTCCTGGCCGACGGCTGGGCGGAAAATGTCGCCGTTACCGTGGGCGCGGACGGCAGGATTTCCGCCGTTGAGCGCAATGCCGCCGCCAGAGGCGAACGCGTCGGCATTCTGCTTCCGGCCCCCGTCAACCTGCACAGCCATGCCTTTCAGCGGGCGATGGCGGGCATGAGCGAGCGGCGCGGCAGCGAGGCCCGCGACAGTTTCTGGACCTGGCGGCAGATCATGTTCCGCTTTCTGGATGCGTTGACGCCGGAGGATGTCGAAGCGATCGCCGCCTTCGTGCAGATGGAAATGCTGGAAGCCGGCTATGCGGCGGTCGGCGAATTCCACTATCTGCACCACCAGCCCGGCGGGACGCCATATGACAACCTTGCCGAACTCTCGGACCGGATCATGGCGGCAGCCGGCGAGACGGGCATCGGCCTCACCCATCTGCCGGTCCTCTACCAGTATGGCGGCTGCGACAGGCGTCCGCTGGCGCCGGGGCAGATCCGGTTCGGCAACGATTTCGACCGGTTCGCCAGGCTCCACGAACTGGCTGCACAACGCCTGAAATTCCTGCCCGCCGACGCGGTGATCGGCGTTGCCCCGCATTCCCTGCGCGCCGTCGACGCGGAAGGTCTTGGCAATGCCGTAGCGCTTGCCGGCAACAAACCCTTGCATATGCATCTGGCCGAGCAGGTTGCGGAAGTCGAGGAGGTGCTGGAGGCGACGGGCAAGCGCCCTGTCGAATGGCTGCTTGCCAATCATCGGGCCCAGGAAAACTGGTGCCTGATCCACTGCACGCAGATGACCCCGGCAGAGACGCAGGGGCTTGCCGCGACGGGCGCTGTCGCGGGACTTTGCCCGATCACCGAGTCGAGCCTCGGGGACGGTATCTTCGACGGGGTCGAATACCTGGCGCAAGGCGGCCGCTTCGGCATCGGCTCGGATTCCAACATCCGGATCTCGCTGTCGGAGGAACTCAGGACCCTGGAATACTCCCAGCGGCTGCGCGACAAGTGCCGCGCCTCGGTGGCAACGCCGGAAAAATCCACCGGCCGGGTGCTGTTCGAGGGGGCGGTCCAGGGCGGTACACAGGCGACGGGACGGGCGTCCGGCTCCATAGCCGAGGGCCGCCATGCCGATCTTCTTGCCCTTGATGGCACGGCGATCGACCTGGGAGGCCGGCAGGGCGATGAAATCCTCGATGCCTACCTGTTCGCGGGCGACGACCGGATGGTTTCCGACGTCTGGTCTGCGGGGCGGCATGTTGTTTCGGATGGAAACCATGTAAAAGGCGACGCCATCCGGGCCGGCTACAGGGCTGTCATCGCCTCGCTTCGCGCGCGTCTTTAACGGGATTGATTGAAAGTTGACGGTAACCGATACAAATTCCTGGACCGGCATTCGCACCGAACTTCTGCGCCGGATTCACGACCGGATCTGGCAGCCGGGCGAGCGGATCCCCCATGAAGCGGATCTCGCCGAGGAATTCGGCTGCGCCCGCACGACCGTCAACCGCGCCCTGCGGGACCTGGCCGAAAGCGGTCTCGTCGTGCGCAAGCGCCGGGCGGGAACGCGCGTCGCGCTCAATCCGCCCCAGCGGGCGACGCTGACCATTCCGATCATCCGCGAGGAAGTGGAGGCTCTTGGCCGCAAATACCGTCACAGCCTCCTGGAACGGGACCTGAGACCCCTGCCGCCAATGCTGCATGGCGCCTTCCAGGTCTCTCTCGGCGCGGACGTATTGTTCCTGAAAACGCTGCATTTCGCCGATGATCGGCCCTATGCGTTCGAAGAGCGGTACATCAACCTGGAAGCGGCACCGACCGCGCGCGAGGAGACATTCGCCAGGATCAGCGCCAACGAGTGGCTGGTGCACAACGCGCCCTACAGCCACGGAGATATTTCCCTCTTCGCGCTGAATGCCGACGAAACCCTGTCGCGCAAGCTCGATACCACCCCCGGGACCGCCCTGTTCGCTATCGAGCGCATCACCTGGGCGGGGGGCGTTCCCATCACCCATGTCCGCCTGATCTTCGCGCCCGGCTACCGGATGCGGACGGAGATTTGAGGCCGGGCGGCCTGCGGGCAGGAAAAAGCCGCCCCCTTGCGAGGGGCGGCCGATATTCGCGGATAAACGGCCGGAGCCTAATCGACGATCGACCCTTCCTCGTCCTTGGCCATGCGGCGCATGCGTGCCTTGACGAACCTGCCGACGACGATCGGCAGGATGAAGCCGATGGCGGCAAGACTCCACAGGCCGATGGAGAGCGGGCTGTCGATCAGGGCGGTCCAGTCGCCGTTCCTGATGGTGATGGCGCGGCGCAGGTTGTTCTCCATCGCGTTGCCGAGCAGGGTTCCCAGAATGATCGGGACGAGCGGCACGTCGAGCTTGCGCAAGACCCAGCCCATGACGCCGAAGCCCACCATCACCATCAGGTCGAAGGTCGAGCCGGAGATGCCGTAGATCCCGACGAAGCTGACCATCGCGACGATCGGCATCAGGATGCGCGGCGGGATCAGCAGGACGCGGGTGAACAGGCCGATCATCGGGATGTTCATGGCCAGCAGCATGAAGTTGGCGATGAACAGCGCCGCGATCAGGCCCCAGACCACTTCCGGCTGCTGCGTGAACAGCAGCGGGCCGGGCGTGATGTTGAGGGCCAGCAGGACGGCGAGAAGGACGGCCGTGGTGCCGGAGCCCGGCACGCCGAGCGCGAGCATGGGCACCAGAGCGCCGCCGGCGGCCGCGTTGTTGCCGGCCTCGGGGGCTGCGACGCCGCGCGGGTCGCCCTTGCCGAACGTGCCTTCCTTGTCCACCAGCTTCTTTTCGAACGTGTAGGCGATAAACGAGCCGAGCGAGGCGCCGGCGCCCGGCAGGACGCCCGCGAGGAAGCCCAGGAAGCTCGTGCGCAGCATGGTCGGGATGCAGGACTTCACCACCGCCCAGCTCGGCATCAGGCGGCCGATGACCACCTTGCTGCCCTTGGCATCCGAGTCGCCGTGGCGGTGCTCCAGGAAAAGGAACACTTCGGACAGGGCAAAGAGGCCGACGATGGCGACGAGGAAGTCGATGCCGTCGTAAAGATGCACTTCGCCGAAAGTGAAGCGCGGCACACCGGTCTGGGTATCGACGCCGACCGTGGCAAGGCCGATGCCGAGCGCGGCCGCGAAGGCGGTCTTGGCCTGGTTGGAGGAGGCCACGCCGCCGAGGGTCGCGAAGGCGAGGGTGAAGAGGGCGAAGTATTCGGCCGGCCCGAACAGCAGAGCGATCTTGACCAGCTGCGGGGCCAGCAGGATCAGGCCCCAGGTGGCCAGGAACGCGCCGACGAAGGAGGCAATGCCCGACAGCGACAGGGCCTCTCCCGCCCGGCCCTGCTGGGCCATCGGATACCCGTCCAGACAGGTCATCATGGCCGGCTCGTCACCGGGAATGTTCAAGAGGATCGATGAGATACGCCCCCCGTACATGGCGCCGTAATAGACGGACGTCAGCAGGATCAGGGACGGCGTGGCGCCGAGCCCGAGCGTGAAGGCGAGCGGGATCAGGATGGCAACGCCGTTGGACGGGCCGAGGCCCGGCAGCGCACCCATCATGGTGCCGAGAAAACAGCCCAGAAGCGCCAGCAGCAGGTTCTGCCAGGTGAGGGCGATCACGAAGCCGTCGGCCAGAGAAGAGAAGGTTTCCATGGGGCGCTCCGATCAAAAGCCGAGGGGACCCTTGGCCAGGGAAAGGCCAAGGACAAGATGGAAGACCGCATAGATCCCGACCGACGTCAGGCATCCGGAGACGGCGGACGAGATCGGAGCCGTGCCGAGGCGCCAGGTCAGGTAGGTTGCCGCAAGCGCCGTGGCGAACACGAAGCCGAGCACCGGCAACAGGTTCGCGTAAAGGAGCATCACCACAATGGCAGCGGCGACTTCCAGAAGGCGGGGCAGGGTGGGCCAGTGCGGGGCCGCATCGGGCCTCAGGATGATCGCCAGGGACGCCAGGGCGAGCACGGCGGCGATGATATAGGGAAAGGCTTTCGGGCCGACAGCGTCCGACAGAAAGCTTTCTTCGATGACAAGGGCAGACCAGGCGTATCCCAGTGCAAGGAGCAGCCCGACCGCGCCAAAAATACGGTCGCTCATGGGTACCTTCCAGCAAGCGGTCGTTACCTGGTGGGGTAGCCGCCTGAAACGGATCTATCGAAAGAGGCACGTCTCACTGTGCCACGCGAGTTTCTGACAGCCGGCGGCGCCATGATCCTCACCTGGAGGAAAGACATGGGCCTGATCTGAGGGGCAAACCTGCGGCCCTCTTGCCGAAGCGCCGCTCCACGGAGCGGCTTAGTCAGAATGCGGAGGGCACATCGGCTGTGCCCTCCGAACCGAAGACGGCAGCCTTACTTGATGATGCCGATTTCTTTCGAGATGTCCTGGATCTTCGCCACGGACTCCGAGACGAACTGCTCGAACTCTTCGCCCTGCAGGTCGAGCGGGGCCAGGCCGTTGGCGGCCATCACGCCTTTCCACTGGTCGCTGGCATAGAGTTCAGCGATCATGCTGACCCAGCTGTTGTAGGCCTCGTCGGACATGTTGCCCGGAGCGTAGAAGCCGCGCCAGTTTGCGCCGATGGCGTCGATGCCCTGTTCCTTGGCGGTCGGGAAGTCGGCGAATTCGCCGTCCAGACGCTCCGGAGAGAGAACCGCGATCACCTTGATGTCGCCGCTGTCCACGAAGCCCTTGGCTTCGGAAAGATCGCCCGTGAAGGCCTGGACCGAGCCGGCCAGAAGCTGGGTGACGGCTTCGCCGCCGCCGTCGAAGGCGATGTACTTGATGGTGCGGACGTCCTCGATGCCGTAGGCATTCGCGGCGATCAGCACTTTCAGGTGGTCCCAGCCACCGACCGCCGAGCCGCCTGCGACGGAGATGGAAGCCGGATCGGACTTCATCTGGTCGAGCAGTTCGGGCAGCGTGTTGATCGGGCTGTCGGCCGCAACGGCAATCACGCCGTAGTCAGCACCCACGGTGGCGACCCAGCGGACCTGATCCATGGTGTTGCCCGGATAGGCGCCCTGGGCGAGACGGGTCGCGGTCGCGGTGGAAGCCGCGACGATCAGGTCGTTGCTGTCGTTGCGCTTGTTGACCACTTCGGCATAGGCCACGCCGCCGCCGCCGCCTGCCAGGTTTACGACCTGCATGGTCGTGTCGATGAGTTTGAGATCCTGCAGGGTCTTGCCGACCTGACGGCAGGTGAAGTCCCAGCCGCCGCCCGGGTTGGCCGGCGCGATACATTCCGGATTTTCCGGCTTGTAATCCTGAGCTGAGACGCTGAATGCGGATGCGCCAAGGAAGGCGGCCGCCAGCAGGAGACGGGTCGTTTTCAATGCCATGATGTGTTTCCTCCACATGATGAGGCTTTTGGTGAGCCTTTGAGATCCGTTGTGCCGCAGAAGACCGCGATCCCTCCCAACGGATGTCAGGCAAGCCTAGCGACAAACCCTGTCATCAACCTGTCACGCGGGCCGGCAATGTGCCGGGACGCTTGCATGGAAGCAAAATGCGGGGCAAAGGAAAGGAGGGGGAGGAATATAGCGTTGCGCCTGTTGCTCGTTGAAGACACCTTTGACATGGCCGAAGCGATCATGATCCGCCTGGACCGGTCGGGGATCGCCTGCGATCTGGCCCGGACGCTGGAACAGGCGCGCGCCTGTATCGGGGTGCAGCACTATGACGTGATCGTTCTGGACATCAACCTGCCGGACGGGCTCGGGACCGAGCTTCTGAAGGAAATGCGGTCGAGAGGCGACCGGACGCCGGTCCTGATGCTGACGGCCGAATTTTCCGTGGACGATCGCGTCTCGTCGCTGAATTCGGGAGCGGACGATTATCTCGTCAAACCGTTCGACCACAGGGAACTGGAAGCCCGCATCCGGGCGCTCTACCGCAGGGAACAAGGGGACAAGGCCGAGGAACTGACACTTGGCAACCTGACGTTCAACGCCTCCGCCCGCGTGGTCAGGCTGGAGGACAGTCCGATCAACCTGACACGACGGGAGTTCTCGCTTCTGGAGAT is a window of Roseibium salinum DNA encoding:
- a CDS encoding formimidoylglutamate deiminase → MSTVSGATIFAEQALLADGWAENVAVTVGADGRISAVERNAAARGERVGILLPAPVNLHSHAFQRAMAGMSERRGSEARDSFWTWRQIMFRFLDALTPEDVEAIAAFVQMEMLEAGYAAVGEFHYLHHQPGGTPYDNLAELSDRIMAAAGETGIGLTHLPVLYQYGGCDRRPLAPGQIRFGNDFDRFARLHELAAQRLKFLPADAVIGVAPHSLRAVDAEGLGNAVALAGNKPLHMHLAEQVAEVEEVLEATGKRPVEWLLANHRAQENWCLIHCTQMTPAETQGLAATGAVAGLCPITESSLGDGIFDGVEYLAQGGRFGIGSDSNIRISLSEELRTLEYSQRLRDKCRASVATPEKSTGRVLFEGAVQGGTQATGRASGSIAEGRHADLLALDGTAIDLGGRQGDEILDAYLFAGDDRMVSDVWSAGRHVVSDGNHVKGDAIRAGYRAVIASLRARL
- a CDS encoding GntR family transcriptional regulator; the protein is MTVTDTNSWTGIRTELLRRIHDRIWQPGERIPHEADLAEEFGCARTTVNRALRDLAESGLVVRKRRAGTRVALNPPQRATLTIPIIREEVEALGRKYRHSLLERDLRPLPPMLHGAFQVSLGADVLFLKTLHFADDRPYAFEERYINLEAAPTAREETFARISANEWLVHNAPYSHGDISLFALNADETLSRKLDTTPGTALFAIERITWAGGVPITHVRLIFAPGYRMRTEI
- a CDS encoding tripartite tricarboxylate transporter permease, with product METFSSLADGFVIALTWQNLLLALLGCFLGTMMGALPGLGPSNGVAILIPLAFTLGLGATPSLILLTSVYYGAMYGGRISSILLNIPGDEPAMMTCLDGYPMAQQGRAGEALSLSGIASFVGAFLATWGLILLAPQLVKIALLFGPAEYFALFTLAFATLGGVASSNQAKTAFAAALGIGLATVGVDTQTGVPRFTFGEVHLYDGIDFLVAIVGLFALSEVFLFLEHRHGDSDAKGSKVVIGRLMPSWAVVKSCIPTMLRTSFLGFLAGVLPGAGASLGSFIAYTFEKKLVDKEGTFGKGDPRGVAAPEAGNNAAAGGALVPMLALGVPGSGTTAVLLAVLLALNITPGPLLFTQQPEVVWGLIAALFIANFMLLAMNIPMIGLFTRVLLIPPRILMPIVAMVSFVGIYGISGSTFDLMVMVGFGVMGWVLRKLDVPLVPIILGTLLGNAMENNLRRAITIRNGDWTALIDSPLSIGLWSLAAIGFILPIVVGRFVKARMRRMAKDEEGSIVD
- a CDS encoding tripartite tricarboxylate transporter TctB family protein, with amino-acid sequence MSDRIFGAVGLLLALGYAWSALVIEESFLSDAVGPKAFPYIIAAVLALASLAIILRPDAAPHWPTLPRLLEVAAAIVVMLLYANLLPVLGFVFATALAATYLTWRLGTAPISSAVSGCLTSVGIYAVFHLVLGLSLAKGPLGF
- a CDS encoding Bug family tripartite tricarboxylate transporter substrate binding protein, with protein sequence MALKTTRLLLAAAFLGASAFSVSAQDYKPENPECIAPANPGGGWDFTCRQVGKTLQDLKLIDTTMQVVNLAGGGGGVAYAEVVNKRNDSNDLIVAASTATATRLAQGAYPGNTMDQVRWVATVGADYGVIAVAADSPINTLPELLDQMKSDPASISVAGGSAVGGWDHLKVLIAANAYGIEDVRTIKYIAFDGGGEAVTQLLAGSVQAFTGDLSEAKGFVDSGDIKVIAVLSPERLDGEFADFPTAKEQGIDAIGANWRGFYAPGNMSDEAYNSWVSMIAELYASDQWKGVMAANGLAPLDLQGEEFEQFVSESVAKIQDISKEIGIIK
- a CDS encoding response regulator transcription factor; translated protein: MRLLLVEDTFDMAEAIMIRLDRSGIACDLARTLEQARACIGVQHYDVIVLDINLPDGLGTELLKEMRSRGDRTPVLMLTAEFSVDDRVSSLNSGADDYLVKPFDHRELEARIRALYRREQGDKAEELTLGNLTFNASARVVRLEDSPINLTRREFSLLEILIRNRGRTVSKERLFEGIFSFDDTDVSMNALELYVARLRKKLAGSSIRIETQRGLGYKLDADA